In the genome of Coraliomargarita algicola, one region contains:
- a CDS encoding sulfatase-like hydrolase/transferase encodes MTHYRAVLILGLQMLGAVFLSAASDSECQRPNIIVILTDDQGYADAGFQGFPRSEEALTPSIDRLASEGVAFRNGYVAFSTCGPSRASLLTGRSSSRFGMEGNKNMDDGDTGPPLSEIIIPAAIKGSGYVTGAVGKWHLGSKKKSVVRSHVDLITIGGILPPRKITS; translated from the coding sequence ATGACTCACTATCGTGCCGTGCTGATCTTAGGCCTGCAGATGCTTGGCGCAGTCTTTTTAAGTGCTGCATCCGACTCTGAGTGTCAGCGGCCGAATATCATCGTCATTCTTACGGATGATCAAGGGTATGCCGATGCGGGCTTTCAAGGGTTTCCCAGGTCGGAGGAGGCGTTGACACCTAGCATCGATCGCCTTGCCAGTGAAGGTGTCGCGTTCCGGAACGGATATGTGGCGTTCTCCACTTGCGGACCCTCACGTGCTTCGCTTTTAACGGGGCGCAGCTCCAGCCGCTTCGGTATGGAGGGCAACAAAAATATGGATGACGGCGACACTGGGCCGCCGCTCTCGGAAATCATTATTCCCGCAGCGATCAAGGGCAGTGGGTATGTCACGGGTGCCGTGGGGAAGTGGCACTTGGGCTCAAAAAAGAAGAGCGTCGTCCGATCGCACGTGGATTTGATTACTATTGGGGGGATCTTGCCGCCGAGAAAGATTACCTCATGA